From Portunus trituberculatus isolate SZX2019 chromosome 50, ASM1759143v1, whole genome shotgun sequence, the proteins below share one genomic window:
- the LOC123499688 gene encoding LOW QUALITY PROTEIN: probable serine/threonine-protein kinase clkA (The sequence of the model RefSeq protein was modified relative to this genomic sequence to represent the inferred CDS: substituted 1 base at 1 genomic stop codon): protein NNNNNNNNNNNNNNNNNNNNNNNNNNNNNNNNNNNNNNNNNNNNNNNNNNNNNNNNNNNNNNNNNNNNNNNNNNNNNNNNNNNNNNNNNNNNNNNNNNNNNNNNNNNNNNNNNNNNNNNNNDNNNNNNNNNNNNNNNNNNNNSNNNDNNNNKHHHYXYHNTTTTTTTTTTTTTTNNNNNNNNNNNNNNNNNNNNNNNNNNNNNNNNNNNNNNNNNNNNDNNNNNNNNNNNNNNNNNNNNNNNDNDNNDNDNNNNNNDNNNNNNNDNNNNNNNNNNNNNNNNNNNNNNNNNNNNNNNNNDNN, encoded by the exons aataataataataataataataataataataataataataataataataataataataataataataataataataataataataataataataataataataataataataataataataataataataataataataataataataataataataataataataataataataataataataataataataataataataataataataataataataataataataataataataataataataataataataataataataataataataataataataataataataataataataataataataataataataataataataataataataataataataataataataataataatgataacaacaacaacaacaataataataataataataataataataataataataataataatagtaataataatgataataataataataaa caccaccactactaataccacaacaccaccaccaccaccaccaccaccaccaccaccaccaccaccaataataataataataataataataataataataataataataataataataataataataataataataataataataataataataataataataataataataataataataataataataataataatgataataataataataataataataataataataataataataataataataataataataataataataatgataatgataataatgataatgataataataataataataatgataataataataataataataatgataataataataataataataataataataataataataataataataataataataataataataataataataataataataataataataataataatgataataat